A genomic stretch from Georgenia muralis includes:
- a CDS encoding YqjF family protein: MAGRCPDAAVRVPLNLQQWHLVTFLHWRVEAALLQPMLPPRLVVDEVDGSAWIGVTPFVMRQVRVPGWPVPVVPDFVEVNVRTYVTGPDGHDGIWFFSLDCGRLPVVAALRTIGLPYVRARTTVRTHDRHVEYASRRQREGGELVVRTHPGAPLPEPDALVNGLTGRWNAYTERWGRLWRVPVEHEPWPLCEARAQLDVGRLLAANGLPTPDGNPLVHHAPAVHVRVGAPRPA, from the coding sequence ATGGCGGGCAGGTGTCCGGACGCCGCCGTGCGGGTGCCGCTGAACCTCCAGCAGTGGCACCTCGTGACCTTCCTCCACTGGCGCGTGGAGGCGGCGCTGCTCCAGCCGATGCTCCCGCCGCGCCTGGTGGTGGACGAGGTCGACGGCTCCGCGTGGATCGGTGTCACGCCCTTCGTCATGCGGCAGGTGCGCGTTCCGGGGTGGCCCGTGCCCGTCGTCCCCGACTTCGTCGAGGTCAACGTCCGCACCTACGTCACCGGCCCCGACGGCCACGACGGGATCTGGTTCTTCTCGCTGGACTGCGGCCGGCTGCCGGTGGTCGCGGCGCTGCGCACGATCGGCCTGCCGTACGTCCGTGCGCGCACCACGGTGCGCACGCACGACCGGCACGTGGAGTACGCCTCGCGCCGGCAGCGCGAGGGTGGCGAGCTGGTCGTGCGGACCCACCCCGGCGCACCGCTGCCTGAGCCGGACGCCCTCGTCAACGGGCTGACGGGACGGTGGAACGCCTACACCGAGCGGTGGGGGAGGCTCTGGCGGGTGCCCGTCGAGCACGAGCCGTGGCCCTTGTGCGAGGCGCGCGCGCAGCTGGACGTCGGCCGGCTCCTGGCTGCGAACGGCCTGCCGACGCCGGACGGCAACCCGCTGGTCCACCACGCGCCGGCAGTCCACGTGCGGGTCGGTGCACCCCGCCCGGCGTGA
- a CDS encoding UbiA family prenyltransferase yields MTGARSVTAVVRASHPLPTAAVTSLTVLLGVSSGLGARTVLLGVAVLAGQLSVGWSNDLVDAARDTAAGRADKPVATGEVSAATVRAATVVALVVCVLASFALGAVPGLTHLLGVAAGWAYNLVLKRTVWSWLPYVVAFGALPVVVRTSLDPPQTAPWWLVLAAAMLGLGAHLLNVLPDLEDDAATGVHGLPHRLGGRRSSLLALVLLGGASVLVVVGPTGPVPVWAWAALVGVAALVVVGVRSEGRTPFRVAMAVALVDVVVLIVRAA; encoded by the coding sequence GTGACGGGAGCCCGGTCGGTCACGGCGGTCGTCCGCGCGAGCCACCCGCTGCCGACAGCCGCTGTCACCAGCCTCACGGTCCTGCTCGGCGTCTCCTCGGGGCTCGGTGCCCGCACCGTGCTGCTCGGGGTGGCCGTGCTCGCCGGGCAGCTGTCCGTGGGCTGGTCCAACGACCTCGTGGACGCCGCTCGGGACACCGCGGCCGGTCGTGCCGACAAACCGGTCGCGACGGGCGAGGTCAGCGCCGCCACGGTCCGGGCGGCGACCGTCGTCGCCCTCGTGGTCTGTGTCCTGGCGTCGTTCGCCCTCGGTGCCGTCCCCGGCCTGACGCACCTGCTGGGCGTGGCCGCCGGGTGGGCGTACAACCTGGTCCTCAAGCGGACCGTGTGGTCCTGGCTGCCCTACGTCGTGGCGTTCGGGGCCCTGCCCGTCGTGGTGCGCACCTCGCTCGACCCGCCCCAGACCGCGCCGTGGTGGCTGGTTCTCGCCGCGGCGATGCTGGGTCTGGGAGCCCACCTGCTCAACGTCCTTCCCGACCTCGAGGACGATGCCGCGACCGGGGTCCACGGGCTCCCGCACCGGCTCGGCGGGCGCCGCAGCAGCCTGCTGGCCCTCGTGCTCCTCGGCGGCGCGTCGGTCCTCGTCGTCGTCGGGCCCACCGGGCCGGTTCCGGTGTGGGCCTGGGCGGCACTCGTCGGGGTCGCGGCGCTGGTCGTCGTCGGCGTCCGTTCCGAGGGCAGGACACCGTTCCGGGTGGCGATGGCGGTCGCCCTGGTCGACGTCGTCGTCCTGATCGTCAGAGCGGCCTGA
- a CDS encoding MFS transporter: MLAVGAVLAGSAGGWVWAPYSDIVTRLVPGQQRPRTLAIITTGTSSGLVALGGLALLAAAGSWRLVWVGVALAAVVAAALNLRLVPRTRPGPHPEGRHGVSSLARALRLPAAYSVVYFAVVVICFTYAAEVLDDGDLPAAAVAALYATIGVTGVLAVTTGALVQRPGSLRVAALCLVTVAAASALLRPAGDSPVATAASACVFGAGYMTGSAVLAVWTAELVPDRASAAFTGCLVVGAVARSRRRPSPAR, translated from the coding sequence GTGCTCGCCGTCGGTGCCGTCCTCGCCGGTAGCGCGGGTGGTTGGGTCTGGGCGCCCTACTCCGACATCGTGACGCGTCTGGTGCCTGGCCAGCAGCGGCCGCGAACGTTGGCGATCATCACGACCGGCACCAGCAGCGGACTGGTCGCACTGGGTGGCCTCGCCCTCCTCGCCGCAGCGGGGTCGTGGCGCCTGGTCTGGGTCGGTGTCGCCCTGGCTGCCGTGGTCGCCGCCGCGCTGAACCTCCGCCTGGTCCCCCGAACCAGGCCCGGCCCCCACCCGGAGGGACGGCACGGCGTCTCCTCGCTGGCGAGAGCCCTCCGACTCCCCGCCGCCTACTCCGTCGTCTACTTCGCGGTCGTCGTGATCTGCTTCACCTACGCCGCGGAGGTCCTCGACGACGGCGACCTCCCGGCGGCGGCGGTCGCGGCGCTCTACGCGACCATCGGCGTCACCGGCGTGCTGGCGGTGACGACCGGTGCCCTGGTGCAGCGCCCGGGCAGCCTCCGGGTCGCGGCGCTGTGTCTCGTGACGGTGGCTGCGGCGTCGGCGCTGCTGAGGCCGGCCGGGGACTCCCCGGTGGCGACGGCAGCCTCGGCGTGCGTCTTCGGTGCGGGGTACATGACCGGGTCGGCGGTGCTCGCGGTCTGGACCGCCGAGCTGGTGCCCGACCGCGCGAGCGCGGCGTTCACGGGGTGCCTCGTCGTGGGAGCCGTCGCTCGATCGCGGCGCCGGCCCTCGCCGGCGCGGTGA